The DNA segment TCGATAAAGAGAGACTGAATCGCAATGGCCCGAAATAAAGTTGCCAGGTAGTCGATTGCATCCCCGGATGAGGAAATACACAGAGTTTATCTATATAAGGCAACAATGGTTCCAGTAAGCGCAACCGGTGAAGGCCACCGATACAAACTGCTCCCGGTGATTTCAAAGGAGAAAACAAAGGACGGTTCCCCCGGTTAACGAGGTAATAATCATTTTTCAACACACCTTTAGGAATGCCCTGAAATAACTGTAACGCCTGTAATTTGTTAAAGGTATGTGATATGGCGGATTCAGACAGAAAAATTTGTACGGTCGTAAGCCCCTTAATCCATTTCAATGGAAGCGGTACTTTTTTTTCCACTACTGTATTCCCTTCTTTATGTAGAGACAGGTCCTGACTTCCAACAGAAAGCATGACCTGTTCTTCCGGTCTGATTCCGCCTAATGCCGAGATCATCGGTTGATTAAAATCGACATTGGTTGTCCCATTTTCAATAAACTCCCCGTCCAAACCATCAGGTAAAACATCTACACGGGCATAAACGCCTGCGCAATGCGAAAAGCCCTCAAAGCGCAATTTTCCATTTCCGGCAGTTACAATCGGATCTTTAAGCTTAGCCGATTCTGCCGGCGAGAGGTTGAAACCCGACTGTACGACATTCGATAGCGTAATCAAACAGCGGGATACCAGGAAAGGTTTACGTAGCTTCCCCCAGAAAAAGCAAGGTGCGACTAAACCTTTCTGGACTTCGCTAAAGTTGGAAAGCAATAAGCTTTCATGTTGTGCTGATTTCAGTAACGCAGAGGGCTGTGCGTACTGATAATTGATCACGGTATCTGTCATATTTATTTCTTCCTGACGATCATAAAATCATCAAGGCTGACCTGTTCAGCTTTTAGTTTATCCAATTCCAGTTTACTTTTTGCTAAGGCCCGCTCTTCTTCTTTTGTAAATTCATTCTTGCTCAAAGCATAACTTGTTCCGGCAATCTCCAGCTTTTCGGTATAACAATCCATTACCAGGTTATAGGCAGAGAAATCTGTGATGGGGAAAGTCATCTGATCCCATTTTATGGCGGTAGAGTTTTTCTTAGCAGCCTCAAAGGGGTAGCTGCAGCTAAACATTTTCGTTTCCTGAGGTTTAAAGATATCTGTCCCGGAAGATCCTTTGCTGCAACTCCAGCCATCATTCTCATCTGCTGTAGAAGAATACCCGATTACGGTAGTATAATTAAGGATTGCCCGATCGCCCTGATTGGTAAAAGCACAATAAATGATCAACTGACCATTCAAAAGATCTGCTTTTACAGGTTTCGCCTGCAACACATTTAACTGAGCTTTTAGCTGATCTGTTTTCTGCTTTTTAAGGTCTTCCGCTTTTACTTCAGCCTCCATTTTTTCTATTTTGCGCTGGTGGTCTTCTTTTACGAAGTTTTCAGCCAGACTGAACACCTCAGACAGGGATTTTCCGTTGACTCTTTTTCGTACCACCTCATCAAAAGACCGCTTTTGGTTTGCGGGCTTATCCCCCCTTTCATAAATCACAGCAAGGGCCAGAACCCTCATGGCGACCTCCAGTTTGTCTTTTTCCTTTTCAGTTATTCCAGCCTCTATCTTCTTTCTCGACTCTTCAAACTTCTCTTTGGATCCACCCTTAAAAACATCCTGACAAATGGCCAGGCCAGGGAAAAGGATCATTAAAAGGAACAGTGGTAAACATCTTTTCATGAATAATGCTCTATGTTAAAATAACTAACGCTAATTGTATCACTCCTATTATACGTGTTTTTCTGCCGGTATAAAAACTTAATTTCCCTAACCCGGAGATGTCAGTTTTTTAACACTGAACATTCGTGTATTTAAATTTAAATACCTTAAAAGCATTTCACATAAGAATTACCTATATATTTTTTCTTCTTGCTTTACCTTTCCTGGGATGTGAAGCCTTGCCGCTTTATGGCTTCGTCAGGATGGAACCACGCCTACGCAAAGAGTGGGCGTGAAGATTGAAATGATCAAAACGGCTTCCCCGAATTAATCAGTTGCCTTGTTTAGTTGATCGATCAATCCGGATAATAAATCAATGGTCGCTTTTTTATCTAAAGGAAGTGCGTTTCCCATAATTGAATATCCTTCTACATAGGGAAGCAATAACGTAACTACCTTTTCAGGATGTTTAGAGAAAGAGCTGATCAATTCTACAAGCCAGACACCATACTTGTGGTAATATCGATGAACCGCCTCTCCAAGCGCTTTATTTCTCAGGGAAAGTGCCCAGATTTCCCGAAACATTGCAAAGTCATTCCGGTCTTCTTCTACCAGAATAACAGAAAGGATTTGCCGGATAAATTTCTGCTCCGGAAAAGCTTCAGATGTTTTTAGTGATTCCCAGGTCTTTATAACTTCTTCTTCGCAACGCTTAAAATAGTACTCCGCCGTTGCAAGTAAAAGATCATCCTTGTCCTTATAATAATATTGAAGATTACTCAACGTGATCACTGAACGTTCTGCGACCTTTCTCATCGATAAATTCCCAGCCCCTTCTTCTTGCAGCAAGGAAATCGTGTTCTGTACAATGCTATTGATTTTGTCTTCTCTTTTCTTCATTTGTCATGCAAATCTAAAAGTAATTTTATTCTTTCGAACAATTAGGTCATTCGACCTATATTTGACAAAATAGGTCGAATGACCTAATTTAAATTACCATAAACTTCAACAAAAGTTTAAGACACATAAAGAGAACACCCATGGAATCACCAAAGAGACTAAGAATTTTAATTGCCGGCGGATACGGACATGTCGGAAGCAATATTGCAGGGCATATCAGAAAGAAATACGCAAACATAGAACTTATACTTTGCGGAAGGCATCCTGAAAAAGGAGAACAACTGGCGATCGGACTAGGCCATGCAGAAAGTAAATATCTGGATTTAACTACAGATTTTGATTTGGGCAGTTTTGGAGACATTGACCTCGTCATTGCTGCACTTCAGGATCCAAAAAATGCGTTGATAGAAGCTGCTATTGCTCATGGCATTGCACACATCAGCATCACAAAACTTGCTGATGAACTTGCTCCTATCGTTTTTCTGCTCCAGCAAAGGGCATCTAAGTCCAGGATTGTGCTGGCCGATCACTGGCAGGCAGGAATATTGACCCTGGTTGCCAAGGAAGCTGCAACGCAATTCAGCAAAATTGATCATATGGAAACCGCTTGTCTTTATGATACGGAAGATCCGATCGGCCCAATGATTGCAGCCCAACTGGACAGCTTTGTGGGAAGGGCGCTGCTGCGTAGAAACAGAAAGTGGGAATGGCTGGATGCCACGCAAAATGCGAGATCATTACAACTAAGTGATGGCAGCTCCATAGATGCTTATCCTATGGGAACCTTAGATGTACCCAGCCTGGCAGCAATCTCAGATTCACCAAACGTCAGGTTTGACATTTCTATAGGAAAATCAATAGGAATGAATAAAGGAGAAAAAGCATCTCACGATCTTTATATTGATATAGAAGGGACTTTATTATCCGGAGAACACGGAAAGATCAGGACCATAGTTTCGGATCCTGAAGGGCAGTCTCACCTGACTGCTTTGGGGGTATTACTTGCCACTGAAGCTGTTTTAGGACTGGAAGGATATCATGCAGTGGAAAAAGGAGGTTTGTACCTTCCAGAAACCATCATCTCTACTCCCATAGCGTTTGCCCGTTTGAAAGAGTTTGGGGTAGTCATTACACAAATCAACCGATAATTATTCGGTTTGGATAAAATTTAGCCGCTTCAAATCAGCGGCTAAATTTTATTACATCAGTTTCAGTTATTGCCCGGCATATATTGCAGATGGTCATTCCCTAAAAAATATTAAACTATTGAAAAGATTTTTTGTTAATGAACTAATCATCGCCATATTTACCTTGTTCATCATCAATGACTTCAATTCCGGTCTCTTCTTCAGGAAAGCATGAAAAGAAGCTAAAGCTTGTTCTTGGTTTTACTGCCCTGTACCTTCTGGTGGAAATTGCCGGCGTGATCATGCTGACCACCAGACGGTGTGATGCGGATCCGATATTATCCGCTTTAAGCAACTTCAACAATTTTGAGGAGGAAGCTACCCATGACTAAAAACAATGCCTCTATTTACAGTGCCCTGGCTGCGAACCTGCTCATTGCAGTGACTAAATTTATTGCCGGC comes from the Pedobacter sp. FW305-3-2-15-E-R2A2 genome and includes:
- a CDS encoding SWIM zinc finger family protein, which encodes MTDTVINYQYAQPSALLKSAQHESLLLSNFSEVQKGLVAPCFFWGKLRKPFLVSRCLITLSNVVQSGFNLSPAESAKLKDPIVTAGNGKLRFEGFSHCAGVYARVDVLPDGLDGEFIENGTTNVDFNQPMISALGGIRPEEQVMLSVGSQDLSLHKEGNTVVEKKVPLPLKWIKGLTTVQIFLSESAISHTFNKLQALQLFQGIPKGVLKNDYYLVNRGNRPLFSPLKSPGAVCIGGLHRLRLLEPLLPYIDKLCVFPHPGMQSTTWQLYFGPLRFSLSLSRESWRGFSGEGAALEALIEDVPDSWVDAMDKYSYTNQEFNPSLLAVEEDLDFREVGNLTGRLAAMGLLGFDLDDNRFFYRRLPYRLDRIMSLNPRMRDAEKLILEGKVQIISRNEGKVDARVEGSGLKHTIVLEGEKARCTCTWFSKYQGDRGACKHVLAVKKMITNI
- a CDS encoding TetR/AcrR family transcriptional regulator; translation: MKKREDKINSIVQNTISLLQEEGAGNLSMRKVAERSVITLSNLQYYYKDKDDLLLATAEYYFKRCEEEVIKTWESLKTSEAFPEQKFIRQILSVILVEEDRNDFAMFREIWALSLRNKALGEAVHRYYHKYGVWLVELISSFSKHPEKVVTLLLPYVEGYSIMGNALPLDKKATIDLLSGLIDQLNKATD